One window of the Pyrus communis chromosome 17, drPyrComm1.1, whole genome shotgun sequence genome contains the following:
- the LOC137722549 gene encoding uncharacterized protein, protein MKDENLHGRQISSSSPLLSLSSSEEELQHMPLAPPKTLSQKRLSKQLSMCETPRDIAWERRQRQILSQERRMHGIRDSEDMHLTDEDLHELKGCIELGFGFNEEEGQRLSATLPALDLYFAVNRQFSLSPASTPNSASARHSTSSMGGHYSSFGSPRSDTDAWKICSPGDNPEQVKTKLRHWAQAVACSVIQSS, encoded by the exons ATGAAGGACGAGAACTTACACGGACGGCAGATTTCATCATCGTCGCCGTTATTGTCCCTTTCGTCCTCCGAGGAGGAGCTCCAACACATGCCGCTGGCGCCGCCCAAGACGTTGAGCCAGAAGCGCTTGAGCAAGCAGTTGTCCATGTGCGAGACGCCTAGGGACATCGCGTGGGAGAGGCGGCAGCGCCAGATTCTCAGCCAGGAGAGGAGGATGCATGGGATCAGAGACTCCGAGGACATGCATCTGACCGACGAGGACTTGCATGAGCTCAAAGGGTGCATTGAGCTAGGGTTTGGGTTCAATGAGGAGGAGGGTCAGAGGTTGAGCGCTACCTTGCCCGCTCTTGACCTTTACTTCGCCGTCAACCGCCAGTTTTCACTAAGCCCCGCGTCCACGCCGAATAGCGCTAGCGCCCGCCATTCTACGTCGTCAATGGGTGGACATTACTCGTCGTTTGGAAGCCCTAGGAGCGATACAGATGCATGGAAGATATGCAGTCCAG GTGATAATCCTGAACAGGTGAAGACCAAGTTGAGGCATTGGGCACAAGCTGTGGCTTGCTCAGTGATCCAATCTTCTTGA
- the LOC137723491 gene encoding receptor-like protein kinase ANXUR2, with amino-acid sequence MYIKTPILLFLAFASVFLNGLNAANPGSDSLILGCGADNEAKDADGRKWQPDKKYLADSSKTTSAQAQYQDPALLSEVPYMKARIFTANTTYKLPVQPKQRYMLRLYFYPAVYGSNNAEGSYFSVVANGITLLQNFSASITCRALTQAYIMREYMLAPLNKDSLEVTFSPSSGFAFVNGIELIGVPDMFGDAAIVGSSDQTFDGKSSNLQTMFRVNIGGQFISPTNDSGTLTRTWYDDFAYVYGAQLGVTNEAAKNVKIDYKDMPPYIAPVDIYRTSRSMGEKKDINLGYNLTWVFNQVDAKFMYLVRLHFCDFYLTKANQVVFTIYINNQTAEAEADVIGWTGGRGVTTYRDYVVVANEGFNGDLWLALHPSKKSSPQFYDSLLNGVEIFKLEEGKNLAGPNPKISDMLAKDEQEKRSFQSQQQQQEGSGTNKAHVIGGAAGGAAAFGIVAALCIAVYQRKKRAPGSDTHTTSWLPIYGNSHTSGTKSTISGKSNASTHLSSAAQGRCRRFTFPEMKHATKNFDESNVIGVGGFGKVYKGVIDGETKVAIKRSNPQSEQGVNEFQTEIEMLSELRHKHLVSLIGFCEEDNEMCLVYDYMSRGTMREHLYKGNKSQGQLSWKKRLEICIGAAKGLHYLHTGARWTIIHRDVKTTNILLDENWEAKVSDFGLSKTGPNMDQGHVSTVVKGSFGYLDPEYFRRQQLTEKSDVYSFGVVLFEALFARPALNPSLSKEQVSLADWALHCQRKRIVEENIDPHLKGKVNMESVKKFADTAEKCLSESGMDRPTLNDILWNLEFALQLQDDTDGSSHSSRRERSDSDDPHLRNQNMMAIHYSNLSLGSESDLGEESNNNNTTTNENTGDTSAIFSQIVNPEGR; translated from the coding sequence ATGTACATCAAAACACCAATTCTTCTATTTCTCGCCTTTGCATCCGTGTTCTTGAACGGCCTCAATGCTGCAAACCCGGGCTCAGATTCGCTGATCCTTGGCTGTGGCGCTGATAATGAGGCCAAAGATGCGGATGGGAGGAAATGGCAACCGGACAAGAAGTACCTTGCCGATTCATCAAAGACAACCTCGGCACAAGCGCAGTACCAGGACCCTGCGCTTCTTTCCGAGGTTCCATACATGAAAGCCAGGATTTTCACCGCGAATACCACGTACAAGTTGCCTGTGCAACCCAAGCAGCGCTACATGCTTAGACTTTATTTCTATCCAGCTGTGTATGGCAGTAACAACGCTGAGGGGTCCTATTTTTCGGTTGTCGCGAATGGCATCACTCTCTTGCAAAACTTTAGCGCTTCAATCACTTGCAGGGCCCTTACACAAGCTTATATCATGAGGGAGTATATGTTGGCACCCCTCAACAAGGATTCCCTAGAGGTCACCTTTTCGCCTTCCTCGGGGTTTGCATTTGTGAATGGAATTGAGCTGATTGGAGTCCCTGACATGTTTGGCGATGCTGCAATAGTCGGGTCTTCAGACCAGACTTTTGACGGCAAGAGTTCAAATTTGCAGACCATGTTTAGAGTGAATATTGGGGGGCAGTTTATTTCCCCAACCAATGACTCCGGCACGCTAACAAGGACATGGTACGATGACTTTGCTTATGTATATGGTGCACAACTTGGGGTCACCAACGAGGCCGCCAAGAACGTAAAAATTGACTACAAGGATATGCCACCGTACATTGCTCCCGTTGATATCTACAGGACCTCGAGATCAATGGGTGAGAAGAAGGACATCAACCTCGGTTATAATCTCACGTGGGTGTTCAACCAAGTCGATGCTAAATTCATGTACCTTGTGAGGTTACACTTTTGTGACTTTTACCTCACAAAAGCCAATCAAGTAGTGTTCACAATCTACATTAACAATCAAACCGCCGAGGCTGAAGCAGATGTGATCGGATGGACAGGAGGAAGGGGGGTGACTACATACAGAGATTATGTAGTAGTGGCCAATGAGGGTTTTAATGGTGACCTCTGGCTAGCTTTGCACCCTTCGAAGAAATCAAGTCCTCAGTTCTACGATTCACTCCTCAATGGGGTGGAGATATTCAAGCTCGAAGAGGGTAAAAACTTGGCAGGCCCTAATCCCAAGATTTCTGACATGTTGGCGAAGGACGAGCAAGAGAAGAGAAGCTTTCAaagtcagcagcagcagcaggaaGGAAGCGGTACCAACAAAGCTCACGTGATTGGCGGAGCTGCTGGAGGAGCTGCAGCCTTTGGCATAGTTGCTGCATTGTGCATTGCTGTGTACCAACGAAAGAAAAGGGCCCCGGGAAGTGATACACACACTACGAGCTGGCTACCAATCTACGGAAATTCCCATACCAGTGGCACCAAATCAACAATCTCAGGCAAGAGCAATGCTAGCACCCACTTGTCGTCAGCTGCTCAAGGCCGTTGTAGGCGTTTCACCTTCCCTGAGATGAAACATGCTACTAAGAATTTCGACGAGTCTAATGTCATTGGTGTTGGAGGATTCGGAAAGGTGTACAAGGGTGTCATCGATGGAGAAACAAAAGTGGCGATCAAGAGATCTAACCCACAATCAGAGCAAGGAGTTAACGAATTCCAGACCGAAATTGAGATGCTTTCAGAGCTGAGGCATAAACATTTGGTCTCTCTGATTGGTTTCTGTGAAGAAGATAATGAAATGTGCTTGGTGTATGACTACATGTCACGCGGAACAATGCGAGAGCATCTGTACAAGGGCAACAAATCTCAAGGTCAACTGTCATGGAAGAAAAGGCTGGAGATCTGTATTGGAGCAGCAAAGGGACTTCACTACCTTCACACTGGCGCTAGGTGGACCATCATCCACAGGGATGTCAAGACGACAAACATTCTCTTGGATGAGAACTGGGAGGCCAAGGTTTCTGATTTCGGGCTCTCAAAGACTGGTCCCAACATGGATCAAGGCCATGTTAGTACAGTGGTGAAGGGTAGCTTCGGATACTTAGATCCCGAATACTTCAGGAGGCAACAACTGACAGAAAAATCTGATGTCTACTCATTCGGAGTTGTCCTCTTCGAGGCGTTGTTTGCAAGGCCGGCTCTCAACCCTAGCCTGTCGAAGGAACAGGTCAGTCTAGCAGATTGGGCTCTACAttgtcaaagaaaaagaattgtGGAGGAAAACATTGATCCTCACCTCAAGGGGAAAGTCAACATGGAAAGCGTCAAGAAATTCGCAGACACAGCTGAGAAGTGCTTGTCTGAATCGGGAATGGACCGCCCCACTTTGAACGACATCTTGTGGAACCTCGAGTTCGCGCTCCAGTTGCAGGACGACACAGATGGCTCGAGTCACTCCTCAAGACGCGAGAGAAGTGACTCTGACGACCCCCATCTGAGAAACCAGAACATGATGGCAATACACTACAGCAACCTGAGCCTTGGAAGTGAGAGTGATTTGGGTGAAGaatccaacaacaacaacaccaCCACAAATGAGAACACCGGCGACACCAGCGCAATCTTCTCACAGATCGTCAATCCAGAAGGTCGATAA